One Helianthus annuus cultivar XRQ/B chromosome 12, HanXRQr2.0-SUNRISE, whole genome shotgun sequence genomic region harbors:
- the LOC110896391 gene encoding probable aspartic proteinase GIP2: MISHVQLILLILAIISYYGHESIAQYIPPFTSLVAPVAKHTDSANPLYSAQIMTKYVNSQFIHTNFLIDMEAPFTWYDCVVQWNIYPGSCPGNTVCLSPVSCEEYQCTDVRTSTLDHYSSCPPVTNSSTLPGWGFCSCPVTFVNPITGSCGEALLNYDELWFNGTNGRIAFPDFMGVYPNSACAPSSAFESFPKNVSGVLAMSSSPHALPANLFGVIRRSFALCLPTSTSSPGVLILGSSPYYLDSHSDVDVRSFLSYTPLLNNIQDTFGYYIGVNTIVIRKRSINVPPNATTKISTLVPYTTLRTDIYKQVVRRFSKVTKRLQPTKLVAPFGLCFKIFTNGTRAGLKVPDIDFGLGNGMKWSVSTANSMKQMTQDVWCLAFVDGGVTSEHVIVLGTFQMEDNFLLFDLVNSSLGFSSSLLNKGTSCASFNFTGV, translated from the coding sequence ATGATTTCCCATGTACAACTAATTCTTCTTATTCTAGCCATCATATCTTATTATGGGCATGAATCCATTGCTCAATACATACCACCTTTCACTTCTTTAGTTGCTCCTGTTGCCAAACATACCGATTCCGCTAACCCTCTTTATAGTGCTCAAATCATGACAAAATATGTAAACTCACAATTCATCCACACCAACTTCCTCATAGACATGGAAGCTCCATTCACATGGTACGACTGTGTCGTCCAGTGGAACATATATCCCGGCAGTTGCCCTGGCAACACCGTTTGTCTCTCCCCCGTTTCTTGCGAAGAATATCAATGCACTGATGTTCGAACATCAACTTTGGACCATTACTCTTCTTGTCCTCCGGTCACCAACAGTTCCACATTACCTGGTTGGGGATTTTGCTCATGTCCAGTCACTTTTGTGAACCCTATCACTGGCTCATGTGGCGAAGCATTGCTCAACTATGATGAACTTTGGTTTAATGGAACTAATGGTAGAATTGCTTTTCCTGACTTTATGGGTGTTTACCCTAACTCCGCGTGTGCTCCTTCTTCGGCTTTTGAGTCGTTTCCCAAAAATGTTAGCGGCGTGTTGGCAATGTCCTCATCGCCTCATGCATTACCCGCGAATCTTTTTGGAGTAATTCGAAGATCCTTTGCTCTATGTTTACCTACTTCCACGTCTTCTCCTGGGGTGTTAATCTTAGGAAGTAGTCCGTATTATCTTGATTCGCATTCGGATGTTGATGTGAGAAGTTTTCTTTCTTATACCCCTTTACTAAACAATATTCAAGACACTTTTGGATACTACATTGGTGTCAATACCATTGTAATAAGAAAAAGATCCATCAATGTTCCACCAAATGCCACCACAAAGATAAGTACACTTGTCCCTTACACCACTCTTAGAACAGACATTTATAAACAAGTTGTTCGAAGGTTTTCAAAGGTTACAAAACGACTTCAGCCGACAAAACTTGTTGCACCGTTTGGTCTTTGTTTCAAGATCTTTACAAATGGTACGCGGGCTGGTTTGAAGGTTCCGGATATAGATTTTGGTCTTGGAAATGGGATGAAGTGGAGTGTTTCAACGGCTAACTCGATGAAGCAGATGACACAAGATGTTTGGTGTCTAGCATTTGTTGATGGTGGTGTGACAAGTGAACATGTTATCGTGTTGGGGACGTTCCAGATGGAggataactttttattgtttgattTGGTTAATTCGAGTTTGGGGTTTAGTTCTTCCCTGTTGAATAAAGGAACTTCTTGTGCAAGTTTCAACTTTACAGGAGTTTGA
- the LOC110896390 gene encoding probable aspartic proteinase GIP2, whose protein sequence is MDKAHPFSIPMVVRPLDLHKDPYRPQEEGEKVLGPEVSYLSAIGALMYLANNTRPDIAFAVHVLARYSSNPTRRHMNGVKHIIRYICGTQDLGLFYQKDQKSQLVGYADAGYLSDPKQILRQLCAYSCFLESDVLVMVLELRVSLEAVSEESIAQYIPPFTSLVAPVAKHTDSVNPLYSAQIMTKYVNSQFIHTNFLIDMEAPFTWYDCDGQWDIYPGSCPFTAVCLSPVSCEEYQCTDVRTSTLDRYSSCPPVTNGSTLPGWGLCSCPVTVVNPITGSCGEALLNNDELWFNGTNGRIAFPDFMGVYPTIACAPSSAFESFPKNVSGVLAMSSSPHALPMNLYGVIQRSFALCLPTSASSPGVLILGSSPYYLDSHSDVDVRSFLSYTPLLNNIQDTFGYYVGVNTIVIRKRSINVPPNATTKISTLVPYTTLRTDIYKQVVGRFSKVTKRLQPTKPVAPFGLCFKIFTNGTRAGLKVPDIDFGLGNGMKWSVSTANSMKRMRQDVWCLAFVDGGVTSEHVIVLGTFQMEDNFLLFDVVNSSLGFSSSLLNKGTSCASFNFTGV, encoded by the exons ATGGATAAAGCACATCCATTTAGCATACCCATGGTTGTCCGACCGCTAGATCTACATAAGGATCCTTACCGCCCTCAAGAAGAAGGCGAAAAagtacttggtccagaagtaTCGTACTTAAGCGCGATCGGTGCACTTATGTATCTCGCAAATAACACAAGACCTGATATTGCATTTGCAGTACATGTACTAGCGAGATACAGTTCGAATCCAACACGTAGACACATGAATGGCGTAAAACATATAATCCGGTATATTTGCGggacacaagacttaggtcttttctatCAGAAAGATCAAAAGTCCCAACTTGTTGGGTATGCGGATGCCGGATATCTATCAGATCCAAAGCAAATTCTCAGacag TTGTGTGCTTATTCATGTTTTCTAGAATCTGATGTCTTGGTTATGGTTTTGGAGTTGAGGGtttcactggaagcagtctctgaG GAATCCATTGCTCAATACATACCACCTTTCACTTCTTTAGTTGCTCCTGTTGCCAAACATACCGATTCCGTTAACCCTCTTTATAGTGCTCAAATCATGACAAAATATGTAAACTCACAATTCATCCACACCAACTTCCTCATAGACATGGAAGCTCCATTCACATGGTACGACTGCGACGGTCAGTGGGACATATATCCCGGCAGTTGCCCTTTCACCGCCGTTTGTCTCTCCCCCGTTTCTTGCGAAGAATATCAATGCACCGATGTTCGAACATCAACTTTGGATCGTTACTCTTCTTGTCCTCCAGTAACCAACGGTTCGACATTACCTGGTTGGGGACTTTGCTCATGTCCAGTCACTGTTGTGAACCCTATCACTGGCTCATGTGGCGAAGCATTGCTCAACAATGATGAACTTTGGTTTAATGGAACTAATGGTAGAATTGCTTTTCCTGACTTTATGGGTGTTTACCCTACCATCGCGTGTGCTCCTTCTTCGGCTTTTGAGTCGTTTCCCAAAAATGTTAGCGGCGTGTTGGCAATGTCCTCATCGCCTCATGCATTACCCATGAATCTTTATGGAGTAATTCAAAGATCCTTTGCTCTATGTTTACCTACTTCCGCGTCTTCTCCTGGGGTGTTAATCTTAGGAAGCAGTCCGTATTATCTTGATTCGCATTCGGATGTTGATGTGAGAAGTTTTCTTTCTTATACCCCTTTACTAAACAATATTCAAGACACTTTTGGATACTACGTTGGTGTCAATACCATTGTAATAAGAAAAAGATCTATCAATGTTCCCCCAAATGCCACCACAAAGATAAGTACACTTGTCCCTTACACCACTCTTAGAACAGACATTTATAAACAAGTTGTTGGAAGGTTTTCAAAGGTTACAAAACGACTTCAGCCTACAAAACCTGTTGCACCGTTTGGTCTTTGTTTCAAGATCTTTACAAATGGTACGCGGGCTGGTTTGAAGGTTCCGGATATAGATTTTGGTCTAGGAAATGGGATGAAGTGGAGTGTTTCGACGGCTAACTCGATGAAGCGGATGAGACAAGATGTTTGGTGTCTGGCGTTTGTTGATGGTGGTGTGACAAGTGAACATGTTATCGTGTTGGGGACGTTCCAGATGGAggataactttttattgtttgatgttgttaaTTCGAGTTTGGGGTTTAGTTCTTCCCTGTTGAATAAAGGAACTTCTTGTGCAAGTTTCAACTTTACAGGAGTTTGA